The following coding sequences lie in one Tichowtungia aerotolerans genomic window:
- a CDS encoding dihydrodipicolinate synthase family protein: MKNKAISNGIWPVMLTPFKERDQIDWKGLEELTEWYIAQGVHGLFSACLSSEALDMNDANKLALVRRVVEIADGRVPVVGGVMGVETREKRMEMARQVVADGAAAAVLTFCDVASEETSDEAWVEEMDRHLEISGGIPMGVYECPWPYHRMMTPLLTEYVAQQPQFLFLKETSGNLSEIERKCRAGALSGLKIFSADAITIADAYKLGVSGFSGLQTNLWAALHVKAFECRKSKPELTDRLQEFFREYNWALSKSYPASAKQYLKTACGLDIGNLSFLNGAAVDESDQEWIDELAKAIRGFTTEVAETAADLVAV; encoded by the coding sequence ATGAAAAACAAAGCAATATCAAATGGTATATGGCCGGTCATGCTGACTCCGTTCAAAGAACGGGATCAGATTGACTGGAAGGGTCTTGAAGAACTGACGGAGTGGTACATTGCGCAGGGCGTGCATGGTCTTTTTTCTGCCTGTCTTTCAAGTGAAGCGCTTGACATGAACGATGCAAACAAGCTGGCGCTGGTGCGCCGGGTTGTTGAAATTGCAGACGGACGCGTTCCGGTGGTTGGCGGTGTGATGGGCGTCGAAACACGGGAAAAGCGCATGGAAATGGCGCGGCAGGTTGTGGCTGATGGTGCGGCGGCGGCGGTGCTGACCTTCTGTGACGTTGCTTCTGAAGAAACATCGGATGAGGCCTGGGTTGAAGAAATGGACCGTCATCTGGAAATTTCCGGCGGTATTCCGATGGGGGTGTATGAGTGTCCATGGCCTTATCACCGAATGATGACGCCGCTTCTGACCGAGTATGTGGCGCAGCAGCCGCAGTTCCTGTTTCTGAAAGAGACCTCCGGAAACCTATCGGAGATTGAGCGGAAGTGCCGGGCCGGAGCGCTGTCGGGGCTGAAAATTTTCAGCGCGGATGCAATCACAATTGCGGACGCGTATAAACTGGGAGTCAGTGGTTTCAGCGGACTGCAGACCAACCTCTGGGCGGCGCTTCATGTGAAGGCGTTTGAGTGTCGAAAAAGCAAGCCCGAACTTACGGATCGGTTGCAGGAATTTTTCAGGGAGTATAACTGGGCACTGAGCAAATCCTATCCGGCCAGTGCCAAACAGTATCTGAAAACCGCCTGCGGACTCGATATCGGAAATCTTTCCTTCTTAAACGGAGCGGCGGTCGACGAGTCGGATCAGGAATGGATTGATGAACTGGCCAAAGCAATTCGGGGTTTCACTACGGAAGTTGCCGAGACAGCAGCAGATCTTGTGGCAGTGTGA